From the genome of Sphingobacterium kitahiroshimense, one region includes:
- a CDS encoding HlyD family efflux transporter periplasmic adaptor subunit — MATKDNILDNINLRSEQVQEVLETPPNWLIRWGSLVMLGIILLFFLLACIIKYPEFISSTIIISSQNPPEKIEVRIDSRIEKLIAKDQKTVKKGDLLMVLESSADDQDIYQLKKILDSLSTKQLSKFPLQLVSSFRLGEVQEDYNAFAKALEEEILFTNLQPYAAEEVTALKGITDYKERVANLRQQHILESSKLQLTEKNYKRSESLHREGVIAALELENEKVKLLEAQRNFKNTEISIAQLEETILNFKKIKSGADVNIVKEKTSYSSASILLLEKLKKALRQWEKTYLVYASIDGTLSYLQFLGEKQFVKAGSTLLSILPNNRQITIGQMHIGAQNQGKIKINQKVLIKLDNYKYQEYGIVQGKIKSIALVQDKDSKYYIEVALPNGLQTSYHKTIVFDKELSGTADIVTEELTLAERILSQLRSLLRYQDN; from the coding sequence TTGGCAACTAAAGACAACATATTGGACAATATCAATCTGCGTTCAGAGCAGGTACAGGAGGTTTTAGAAACACCGCCAAATTGGCTTATCCGTTGGGGAAGTCTAGTGATGTTAGGTATAATACTTTTATTTTTTTTACTGGCATGCATTATTAAATATCCAGAATTCATTTCATCTACTATTATTATATCATCTCAAAATCCACCAGAGAAAATTGAGGTTAGGATCGATTCACGGATTGAAAAGTTGATCGCAAAAGATCAAAAAACAGTAAAAAAAGGAGACTTACTGATGGTTTTGGAGTCGTCAGCCGATGATCAAGATATATATCAATTAAAGAAGATTCTCGATTCTCTATCGACGAAACAACTTAGTAAATTTCCATTACAACTTGTTTCCAGCTTTAGATTGGGTGAAGTACAGGAAGATTACAATGCCTTTGCCAAGGCGCTGGAGGAAGAGATATTATTTACCAATCTACAGCCTTATGCTGCAGAAGAGGTAACGGCCCTTAAAGGTATTACAGATTATAAAGAACGTGTTGCAAATCTTAGGCAACAACATATATTAGAATCAAGTAAGTTACAATTGACCGAAAAAAACTACAAGCGTTCCGAATCATTACATCGTGAAGGTGTGATAGCTGCTCTAGAACTTGAAAATGAAAAAGTAAAATTATTGGAAGCGCAAAGGAATTTCAAAAATACAGAAATATCAATTGCGCAATTGGAAGAAACTATTTTAAACTTTAAAAAAATAAAATCAGGTGCAGATGTAAATATTGTTAAAGAAAAAACTTCCTATTCATCTGCTTCTATCTTATTACTTGAAAAGCTCAAAAAAGCACTACGACAATGGGAAAAAACTTATCTCGTCTATGCTTCTATAGATGGAACATTAAGTTATCTCCAATTTTTAGGAGAGAAACAATTTGTGAAAGCGGGCAGTACCCTGCTCAGTATACTGCCAAACAATAGACAGATAACAATAGGACAAATGCATATAGGAGCGCAGAATCAAGGTAAAATAAAAATAAATCAAAAGGTATTGATCAAGCTTGATAATTATAAGTACCAGGAATATGGTATAGTACAAGGGAAAATCAAATCCATTGCTTTAGTTCAAGATAAAGACAGTAAATACTATATAGAAGTAGCACTGCCCAATGGATTACAGACTTCTTATCATAAAACAATTGTATTTGACAAGGAATTGAGCGGAACGGCTGATATTGTTACAGAAGAATTAACACTTGCTGAAAGAATATTGAGTCAATTAAGGAGTTTACTTAGATATCAAGATAATTAA
- a CDS encoding DUF6596 domain-containing protein, whose protein sequence is MSNKDIDKLTDHLFREYHGKMISFLSAKFGYQQIDNIVDAVQEAFEIALSEWRYKGTPKNCFGWLIYVSQNKLINKINRDSVGSKILNRISYEEEESIASHEAEDSLLQLLIFFSKINVSDRNKLIISLFYLCGFGYSEISRAMMLPVETIKKIILRSQVLIKKIAIQYEKCEFESLHNEMPHLLHVLYLMFNEGFKSAQKRESIKKDLCFEAIRLSVLVKKYQEDHCELNALLALFFFHVSRFPARIQENGWISIQFQNRTLWDKNLISEGYAYLNKIDLSKNRLNKYHLEALIASVHCSSPNYEKTDWRLISTLYSQLEFLEPNAIAVKINRVIAESNYLPITPLIKKMFDLEPMLNDFLKFPFYSSLAFLYEKGEKKEMACHYYWCSLSYTNNQFDNEYINLKLSLLHS, encoded by the coding sequence ATGAGCAATAAGGACATTGACAAATTAACAGATCATCTTTTCAGGGAATACCATGGAAAGATGATTTCGTTTTTGTCTGCAAAATTTGGATATCAGCAGATCGATAATATTGTTGATGCAGTTCAGGAAGCATTTGAAATTGCCCTAAGTGAATGGAGATATAAAGGAACTCCCAAAAATTGTTTCGGATGGTTAATTTATGTTTCTCAAAATAAATTAATCAATAAAATCAATCGAGATTCGGTTGGAAGCAAGATTCTTAATCGAATTTCGTACGAGGAAGAAGAATCAATTGCGTCACATGAAGCCGAAGATAGTTTACTTCAATTGTTGATCTTCTTTTCTAAAATCAATGTCTCTGACAGAAATAAGTTGATTATATCTTTGTTTTATTTATGTGGATTTGGCTATTCTGAAATATCAAGAGCCATGATGTTACCCGTTGAAACTATTAAAAAGATCATCTTACGAAGTCAGGTTTTAATAAAAAAAATTGCTATTCAATATGAGAAATGTGAATTCGAAAGCTTGCATAATGAGATGCCCCATCTGCTTCATGTATTGTATTTGATGTTTAATGAAGGCTTCAAATCTGCTCAAAAACGAGAATCAATAAAAAAGGATTTATGTTTTGAAGCGATTCGTCTAAGTGTTTTAGTCAAAAAATATCAGGAGGATCATTGTGAATTAAATGCTCTTTTAGCTTTATTTTTCTTTCATGTTTCTCGATTTCCTGCAAGGATTCAAGAAAATGGATGGATATCTATTCAATTTCAAAATCGGACGCTTTGGGATAAAAATTTGATAAGCGAGGGATATGCTTATCTTAATAAAATAGATTTAAGTAAAAATAGGCTGAATAAATATCATTTAGAGGCTTTAATTGCTTCAGTGCATTGTTCTTCACCTAATTATGAAAAAACAGATTGGAGATTGATATCTACCTTGTATTCTCAATTAGAATTTTTAGAGCCTAATGCTATAGCAGTAAAAATAAATAGGGTTATTGCTGAGAGTAATTACTTGCCAATAACTCCATTGATTAAGAAAATGTTTGATTTGGAACCTATGTTAAATGACTTTCTTAAATTTCCATTTTATAGCTCTTTAGCATTTCTTTATGAAAAGGGGGAAAAGAAGGAAATGGCCTGCCATTACTATTGGTGTTCTTTATCATATACCAACAATCAATTTGATAACGAATACATAAACCTGAAATTAAGCCTTCTACATTCGTGA
- a CDS encoding sensor histidine kinase: MIFIGMKEYCLKIGRLLKLNRIWSIIFCIYFLTIFVSCDSSQKPTISKHAGLTLDSVAKHHLLSSIINSTQDNNRIRDSLFVEYEKSPNFKQNIYYWALKALNLPFGFKDDSLINSVNNIYILPKQVDEWALKKYLLLKSKADHTDINSSEVTKELMNTRSQVEKSKSVFLFLYDNMLAMIFYTNQDSENSLRYIKLFRQNHPYATSARFLQMYYDIRFMISLDLDGTPGAETYLDSCQALARELDDTLALMRSIDFESQWLKKQGKTKEAVDRHRIYFNYLTKTKENTALKQYNNFADLFLANNQPDSAILYVKRGMEIARKNKKETKDMTSVLDILSKSYEKKGDYKQAYLYGRKQYEAYLQATEVMQKTAIADITARYDAQKKDEAIRSLQENNDLKSKFITQQRWTFIIFIILTIFIVFFVFSSYKQKLFKAEHDKLLLQHKQLVLEQKNRQNQLNPHFIYNSIANLQGLISTDKKLEANKYLVTLTKVIRDMLELNRKDFIPLEKEIDSLNNYVNLQQMRFNHSFEYHVETGDLDLDNTLIPPMLVQPFLENAIEHGLMSLEDKGCLQVRFYQTKGTLHIEITDNGVGVAENSQINKKKESLSQVITEERIELLFGKDKHVAGMRKHPNFKQDGTGYQVEIYFPLTLNFD, from the coding sequence ATGATTTTTATAGGGATGAAAGAATATTGTCTAAAAATTGGTCGCTTGCTGAAATTGAATAGAATTTGGAGCATAATTTTCTGCATTTATTTTTTAACCATATTTGTAAGCTGTGACTCCAGTCAGAAGCCAACAATTTCTAAACATGCAGGTTTGACTTTGGACAGTGTTGCAAAGCATCATTTGTTAAGTTCGATTATAAATTCAACACAGGATAATAATCGGATCAGAGATAGTCTATTTGTCGAGTATGAAAAATCACCCAATTTTAAGCAGAATATTTATTATTGGGCACTCAAAGCACTTAATTTACCCTTTGGTTTCAAAGATGATTCACTGATAAATAGTGTGAATAACATATATATATTACCTAAACAGGTGGATGAGTGGGCTTTAAAGAAATATTTGCTCTTAAAAAGTAAAGCCGACCATACAGATATTAATAGCTCAGAAGTGACTAAGGAGCTTATGAATACGAGAAGTCAGGTGGAGAAATCTAAGTCTGTATTCTTATTTTTATATGACAACATGTTGGCGATGATTTTTTATACTAATCAGGACTCCGAGAATTCTTTACGGTATATTAAATTGTTCAGACAAAATCATCCCTATGCAACATCTGCACGCTTCCTTCAAATGTACTATGATATTCGTTTTATGATCTCCTTAGATCTTGATGGAACTCCTGGGGCTGAGACATATCTGGATAGCTGTCAAGCATTGGCTAGAGAATTGGATGATACATTGGCCTTAATGCGTTCGATTGACTTTGAATCACAATGGCTGAAAAAACAGGGGAAGACAAAAGAAGCTGTTGATCGACATAGGATATATTTTAACTATCTCACCAAAACGAAAGAGAATACGGCGTTAAAACAGTACAATAATTTTGCCGACCTATTCCTTGCTAACAATCAACCTGATTCGGCTATTCTATATGTAAAGAGGGGGATGGAAATCGCTCGTAAAAACAAAAAGGAAACCAAAGATATGACTTCGGTATTGGATATCTTAAGCAAATCTTATGAAAAAAAGGGTGATTATAAACAGGCTTACCTGTATGGTAGAAAACAATATGAAGCATATCTACAGGCCACTGAGGTGATGCAAAAGACAGCGATAGCTGACATTACTGCACGTTATGATGCTCAGAAGAAAGATGAAGCAATTCGATCTCTTCAGGAAAATAATGATTTAAAGAGTAAATTTATTACCCAACAGCGATGGACCTTTATAATTTTCATCATATTGACGATTTTTATTGTCTTTTTTGTTTTCAGCTCCTACAAACAAAAACTCTTCAAGGCTGAACATGATAAATTGTTATTACAACATAAACAACTTGTCTTAGAACAAAAAAATAGACAAAATCAGCTAAATCCTCATTTTATATATAATTCTATTGCCAACTTGCAGGGCTTGATCAGTACCGATAAAAAATTGGAAGCAAATAAGTATTTGGTTACACTAACAAAAGTTATCCGCGATATGTTAGAGTTAAATAGAAAAGATTTTATACCGTTAGAAAAAGAAATAGATAGTCTTAATAACTACGTCAATCTTCAACAAATGCGTTTTAATCACTCTTTTGAATATCATGTCGAAACAGGCGATTTAGACTTAGATAATACACTTATTCCTCCGATGTTAGTCCAGCCCTTTTTAGAAAATGCGATAGAACATGGTCTTATGAGCCTGGAGGATAAAGGTTGTCTACAAGTTAGGTTTTACCAAACTAAAGGTACGCTACATATTGAGATTACTGATAATGGAGTGGGAGTGGCGGAAAACTCACAGATAAATAAAAAGAAAGAATCTTTATCTCAGGTAATAACCGAGGAGCGTATTGAACTGCTATTTGGAAAGGATAAGCATGTTGCAGGTATGCGGAAACATCCGAATTTTAAACAGGACGGAACAGGTTATCAAGTTGAAATATATTTCCCATTAACTCTGAATTTTGATTAG
- a CDS encoding YciI family protein — MKEFLLLIRESSTYGNLSVEDMQADIQEHINWVEELVANGHFLEGNPLEANGVTLKKDMISDGPYIETKECVSGYYKLSVKSLEEATQLAKSCPDLKNGATLEIREIIITDEQ, encoded by the coding sequence ATGAAAGAGTTTTTATTGTTGATTCGTGAGTCTTCGACTTATGGCAACCTATCGGTAGAAGATATGCAGGCTGATATTCAGGAACATATCAATTGGGTAGAGGAACTGGTTGCAAATGGACATTTTCTAGAAGGAAATCCACTAGAAGCTAATGGAGTTACATTAAAGAAGGATATGATTTCAGATGGTCCATACATCGAGACAAAAGAATGTGTTAGCGGTTACTACAAATTAAGTGTGAAAAGTTTGGAAGAAGCAACACAGCTTGCTAAAAGTTGTCCTGATTTAAAGAATGGTGCAACTTTAGAAATACGGGAGATTATCATTACCGATGAGCAATAA
- a CDS encoding YybH family protein, translating to MIKAMVAAVFFFMLLACQNETNQRNDYAHISKLENSTVMNKQTIKAEIEDALTIYFEALNKSNVEQAVGQYMADGIFMPTGLPTATGTHELTIAYQNVFKAILLNVSFKMEEAVILEDSVVFVRTQSNGSQLIRASGQKSNELNREFFLMKKENNKWKIARYMFNQPK from the coding sequence ATGATAAAGGCCATGGTGGCGGCAGTGTTTTTTTTTATGTTATTAGCCTGCCAAAATGAAACAAATCAGCGGAATGATTATGCACATATTTCTAAACTTGAAAATTCAACAGTAATGAATAAACAAACAATAAAAGCGGAAATCGAAGATGCTTTGACTATTTATTTTGAAGCCCTGAATAAATCAAATGTCGAGCAGGCCGTCGGTCAATACATGGCTGACGGTATATTTATGCCAACAGGGTTGCCCACAGCAACAGGAACACATGAACTTACAATAGCTTATCAAAATGTTTTTAAAGCAATCCTGCTTAATGTATCCTTTAAAATGGAGGAAGCAGTTATACTTGAAGATAGTGTAGTATTTGTTCGAACTCAATCAAATGGAAGTCAATTGATCCGTGCTAGTGGACAAAAATCTAACGAGTTAAATCGAGAGTTTTTTTTAATGAAAAAAGAAAATAACAAATGGAAGATCGCTCGGTACATGTTTAACCAACCAAAATAG
- the pncA gene encoding bifunctional nicotinamidase/pyrazinamidase: MKALIIIDVQYDFLPGGALAVNHGDEIVHKINELQTQYDLVVATQDWHPRGHKSFYTSHPGKEPFEEIMLNGLDQVLWPEHCIQGTKGAEFVSGLSTNAIEAIFRKGMDKEIDSYSGFFDNGRKKSTGMGDYLKGRGVTEVAVCGVAADYCVYYTANDALDLGFKSSIIAGASKPIDLERYDRVKKYFISKGGTII, from the coding sequence ATGAAAGCTTTAATTATAATCGATGTACAGTATGATTTTTTACCAGGAGGTGCTTTAGCTGTTAATCATGGTGATGAAATCGTGCACAAAATTAACGAGCTACAGACACAGTATGATCTTGTGGTAGCCACACAAGATTGGCATCCAAGGGGGCATAAAAGTTTTTATACCTCGCATCCTGGCAAAGAGCCATTTGAAGAAATAATGTTAAATGGATTAGATCAGGTACTTTGGCCAGAGCATTGCATACAAGGAACTAAAGGCGCTGAATTCGTCTCTGGACTTTCAACAAATGCAATTGAAGCTATTTTTAGAAAAGGAATGGATAAAGAAATTGATAGCTATAGTGGTTTTTTTGATAATGGTAGAAAAAAATCTACAGGAATGGGTGATTATCTTAAAGGTAGAGGTGTTACAGAAGTAGCTGTCTGTGGAGTGGCTGCTGATTACTGCGTATATTACACTGCAAACGATGCTTTAGATTTAGGTTTTAAATCGAGTATTATAGCGGGTGCATCTAAACCAATAGATCTGGAAAGATACGATCGTGTGAAAAAATACTTTATCTCGAAGGGCGGTACAATCATATGA
- a CDS encoding N-acetyltransferase, which produces MKIIIKFTIATEEGLAALLTLTHAIAIEKFSKHLELSFVEKYIHENFSDSNLVEELNSMSNQWLIAYVDNIPAGFVQITSKGVRPSSLDRKRAIRIANFGILKKYFNLGVEEALLEKSLSVCRPYEAVWIHEYIQNPFIGLFESKGFVKQSEINQLDELPLNAVYLIA; this is translated from the coding sequence ATGAAAATAATAATCAAATTTACTATAGCTACAGAAGAAGGATTGGCAGCTCTTTTAACATTAACGCATGCGATAGCGATAGAAAAGTTTTCAAAACATCTAGAGCTTTCGTTCGTAGAGAAATATATACATGAAAATTTTAGTGATAGCAATTTGGTTGAAGAATTAAATAGCATGTCAAATCAATGGCTCATCGCATACGTCGATAATATACCGGCAGGATTCGTCCAAATTACGTCAAAGGGCGTTAGACCTTCGAGTTTAGACCGTAAACGGGCTATCCGTATTGCCAATTTTGGGATCTTAAAAAAATATTTTAATCTGGGTGTAGAAGAAGCATTACTGGAAAAAAGTTTATCCGTCTGCAGGCCATATGAAGCGGTATGGATCCACGAGTATATTCAAAATCCCTTTATCGGACTTTTTGAAAGTAAGGGATTTGTTAAACAGTCGGAGATAAATCAACTTGATGAATTGCCTTTGAATGCAGTATATTTAATTGCATAA
- a CDS encoding NADPH-dependent F420 reductase — translation MNTVDQQVKVAVIGLGNIGKAIATNLVKGNHPVILSSRAFEKASNLADKFGNLATAEEISDAIHKADVIIPAIYFDNIKEFLVQYATELKGKIIVDVSNPIAPDGNGGFRKIIDQHDSAGQTLLALVPKETSFVKAFGTLGVHSLSEEAFVTPQNKVLFYASDNTNSNQFVEELIKASGFEPLHIGGINQSIRLEVFGDLHEFGALGKTVVLDEAKDIIGQHKI, via the coding sequence ATGAATACAGTAGATCAACAAGTAAAAGTAGCCGTTATTGGTTTGGGTAATATTGGTAAAGCCATAGCCACTAATCTTGTAAAAGGAAATCACCCGGTTATCCTTTCCTCTAGAGCATTTGAGAAGGCAAGCAATCTGGCGGACAAATTTGGAAATCTTGCCACTGCAGAGGAGATATCCGATGCGATTCATAAAGCTGATGTAATCATTCCTGCGATTTACTTTGATAATATTAAAGAATTTTTGGTGCAGTATGCGACGGAGCTAAAAGGAAAAATTATTGTAGATGTTTCAAATCCAATTGCTCCAGATGGCAATGGAGGTTTTAGAAAAATTATTGATCAACATGATTCTGCAGGTCAGACTCTATTAGCTTTGGTACCTAAAGAAACCAGTTTTGTTAAAGCATTTGGAACTCTAGGTGTACATTCATTATCAGAAGAGGCTTTCGTTACCCCTCAAAATAAAGTGTTATTTTATGCATCGGATAATACTAATAGTAATCAATTTGTTGAAGAATTAATCAAAGCCAGTGGTTTTGAACCTCTTCATATTGGAGGTATCAATCAATCTATTCGCTTAGAAGTATTTGGCGATCTTCATGAGTTCGGAGCACTGGGAAAAACAGTGGTACTTGATGAAGCAAAGGATATTATTGGTCAACATAAAATCTAA
- a CDS encoding Crp/Fnr family transcriptional regulator produces MDHIINHFNQYLPLDSEEIAVLTNHITKRTIKRRQFLLHQGDVCKSFTYIQSGCFKMYGIDDKGAEHNLVFAAEDDWISDIGSLHRETPSQLYIEAIEPSVVLQISKGDLWYLYTNYPKFDRNFRVIIENKYIELQNRLLQMFSSTAIDRYESFINQYPNLANRLPNTQIASYLGITAEFLSKIKNDRFRK; encoded by the coding sequence ATGGATCATATTATAAACCACTTTAACCAGTATCTGCCCCTTGATAGCGAGGAGATCGCGGTTTTAACAAACCATATTACGAAGAGAACTATAAAAAGAAGACAGTTTCTTTTACACCAAGGGGATGTATGTAAGTCTTTTACCTACATACAGAGTGGTTGTTTTAAAATGTACGGTATAGATGATAAGGGGGCTGAACATAATCTTGTCTTCGCAGCTGAAGACGATTGGATTTCGGACATAGGTAGTTTACATCGTGAAACTCCTTCGCAGTTATATATAGAAGCAATAGAACCTTCAGTAGTATTACAGATTTCCAAAGGTGATTTATGGTATTTATACACTAATTATCCAAAGTTTGACCGTAATTTCCGTGTGATTATTGAAAATAAATATATTGAACTTCAAAATCGATTATTACAAATGTTTAGTTCTACCGCTATTGATAGGTACGAAAGTTTTATTAATCAATATCCCAATTTAGCAAATAGGCTACCTAATACACAAATCGCCTCTTATTTAGGTATAACTGCAGAATTTTTGAGTAAAATAAAGAACGATAGATTTAGAAAATAA
- a CDS encoding LytR/AlgR family response regulator transcription factor, producing the protein MLKIYVLEDEANILRYIQSILDEIPYVRMVGSSSNIKKAEIEIPRELPDLILSDIQLKDGLSLALLANLNLDANIIFITAFNQYAIEALNLGAIGYLTKPIDPSLLMEKIEQCYKKTTEFTLNQLQLKIAESHLKHPATPKKIALRTFEFTQIVDVEDILYCFSDKGYTTFHLKDGVNLMVSKVIKHFEAMLPQEQFIRCHQSYLINSHYIHKYFKDGQLEMKDGRMIPISNRKREMIMQFIEGLG; encoded by the coding sequence ATGTTAAAGATTTATGTACTCGAAGACGAGGCGAATATACTTCGTTATATCCAATCCATTTTGGATGAAATACCCTATGTGCGGATGGTTGGAAGCTCGTCTAATATCAAAAAGGCCGAGATCGAAATTCCGAGAGAATTACCGGACCTTATCTTATCAGATATACAGTTAAAAGATGGTCTCAGCTTAGCATTATTAGCCAATCTTAATTTAGATGCTAATATTATATTTATAACTGCTTTTAACCAATATGCTATTGAAGCGCTTAATCTTGGCGCTATTGGTTATCTGACAAAACCGATCGATCCAAGTTTACTCATGGAGAAGATTGAACAATGCTATAAAAAGACGACAGAATTTACGCTAAACCAATTACAGCTCAAGATTGCAGAAAGTCATCTTAAACATCCGGCTACTCCAAAAAAAATAGCACTTCGAACCTTTGAATTTACACAGATTGTTGATGTAGAGGATATTTTATACTGTTTTAGTGATAAAGGATATACTACTTTTCATTTAAAAGATGGGGTCAATTTAATGGTTTCTAAAGTAATAAAGCATTTTGAAGCGATGTTGCCTCAAGAACAGTTTATACGTTGTCACCAATCTTATCTTATTAATTCCCATTATATCCATAAGTATTTTAAAGACGGGCAACTGGAAATGAAAGATGGCAGGATGATTCCTATTTCAAATCGAAAGCGAGAAATGATTATGCAGTTTATCGAAGGATTGGGATAA
- a CDS encoding TolC family protein produces MFAQQTFDLHQCIAVALEKNITLDKAKLVLEDKNLDIKNYKNERLPNLNGFTNLYNNFGQSQDIFGNNARNDNFNSTLGLSSSYSILNNGKLKNFIKKSEREMEASGQDLALLKREITLKTIQAYLNVLLQKEICKSVDTALFFAESQLLKVQKSTDLGATSLTILYEAKANYERENEKNRQAHYTIDKAILELKQIMAIEPDQNFEINTETKAFSPLHQSSSESSDLYSSYLKQHPGLKKYALLSEALQFDQKAIKAQLYPTIDASLTLGSFYFNNLTTGFGRLPLFNQLQNNFSQQIGLTINVPIFNKNTVKTAVQKNKIQQAENAKQIQLEQLTIKQELTKQLLDLDNYQKQYKLATNVLEVTKKAFDLSLKSYEAGRISIYDLNTSRSNLLTTESELIQTKYNMLFTQILIHYLSTGDIKF; encoded by the coding sequence TTGTTCGCACAACAGACTTTTGACTTACACCAATGCATTGCCGTTGCACTTGAAAAGAATATCACTTTAGACAAAGCGAAATTAGTTCTTGAAGACAAAAATCTAGATATAAAAAATTACAAAAATGAACGTCTACCTAATCTAAATGGATTTACAAATTTATACAACAATTTTGGACAATCTCAAGATATTTTTGGTAACAATGCACGAAATGACAACTTCAACAGTACATTAGGTTTGTCTTCTTCCTATTCGATCTTAAACAATGGCAAACTGAAAAATTTCATTAAGAAATCAGAGAGAGAAATGGAAGCAAGCGGACAAGACTTAGCTTTACTCAAAAGAGAAATAACACTAAAAACTATCCAGGCTTACCTAAACGTATTGTTGCAAAAAGAGATCTGCAAATCAGTAGATACAGCTCTATTTTTTGCAGAGAGCCAACTTTTAAAAGTACAAAAGTCAACTGACCTCGGAGCCACTTCGCTTACTATATTATACGAAGCAAAGGCTAATTATGAACGTGAGAACGAAAAAAATAGACAGGCGCACTACACTATAGATAAAGCTATATTGGAACTTAAACAAATAATGGCTATTGAACCAGATCAAAATTTTGAAATTAATACGGAAACTAAGGCTTTTTCACCGTTACATCAATCAAGTTCTGAATCTTCGGATTTATACAGTTCCTATTTAAAACAACACCCTGGATTAAAAAAATATGCATTGTTAAGTGAGGCACTTCAATTTGATCAAAAAGCTATAAAAGCCCAGCTTTACCCCACGATTGATGCGAGTCTGACATTGGGTAGTTTTTATTTCAACAATTTAACTACAGGTTTTGGAAGACTTCCTTTATTTAATCAGCTTCAAAATAATTTTTCTCAACAGATAGGTCTGACCATCAATGTACCAATATTCAACAAAAATACGGTTAAGACAGCTGTTCAAAAGAATAAGATTCAACAGGCTGAAAATGCAAAACAAATACAATTAGAACAGCTTACTATCAAGCAGGAGCTAACAAAACAATTACTTGATCTGGATAATTATCAAAAACAATATAAACTAGCAACTAATGTTCTGGAAGTCACTAAAAAGGCTTTTGATTTAAGTTTAAAAAGTTACGAGGCAGGTAGAATCAGTATATACGACTTAAATACATCGCGTTCGAACCTGCTCACGACAGAGAGTGAGCTGATTCAAACTAAATACAATATGCTATTTACACAAATTTTAATCCATTATCTAAGTACAGGTGACATTAAATTTTAA